The following are from one region of the Qingrenia yutianensis genome:
- a CDS encoding M56 family metallopeptidase — MIESVIISTLAGSVICTALLIFKNKILSILSGKALYYISLLAMLIFILPMNIGEISLPKAPIHQQVNVTEFNTKTKAEKTDNALIQTVRQEAQQETQHNVLPKPSKIVRRSNPITIQEILIAVWLLGFIILMCRYLISYFRFKKKICGFDTHEVIDGVDVIKSTIISSPLVFGFFKPTLAIPEIKMNEDDYNLAIKHEMVHYKHHDSWFKLFAVIVNSIYWFNPITYLMVNLIGEACEYACDEQVTKEMDMSDRKQYSTMILSMVCQTSPALSSNMVKNKKQLKRRFEMIMKKKKFSVWGTTLCMVLILVLTCCSVVFANEIEPLVSSLLKDDYVYISTYGDGGYNEFVPVRKNGEYYLPLREFLNKTDIENDKIKYNNGVITIDFWTNETTMISTGLIPNGSETSYSQTENRTKIPSEYSWSAVCTVGSKEVEIGNEKYTLSNAPYIENGITYVPYEYLKKLKLYENKTRSANEPKDRRQITSKFISLMMFGFDSANAEYYTDYIQMEVLFGENPFSTFSDMTYGAEAKLSKTGYRTEFEANFNYFESDDAQKDDYVYISTYGDGGYNEFVPVRKNGEYYLPLREFLNKTDIENDKIKYNNGVITIDFWTNETTMISTGLIPNGSETSYSQTENRTKIPSEYSWSAVCTVGSKEVEIGNEKYTLSNAPYIENGITYVPYEYLKKLKLYENKTRSANEPKDRRQITSKFISLMMFGFDSANAEYYTDYIQMEVLFGENPFSTFSDMTYGAEAKLSKTGYRTEFEANFNYFESDDAQKEGNVKIKLNKVTRIYSKGSDIEGLFTVEKNGEIIYDNQKGYIMQLPCPAGDGVLDFQNTKVKIGELNITAFFTGLNNVPEEYDERLIEAAEIIKLPNTVKKFIVPSAVKLNGINVSRGSKLYSHFWYNPEKKFIDVNIGFDNFIEDNDNPMEQYRINSELNSKMTVIDENTISAELYLTEGNNNRIDSFDAIITFLPDEGFELKSTDGKYIIKGQTEDFVPQWQWTEEQRNTPVPAVVMIDE, encoded by the coding sequence ATGATAGAATCGGTTATAATATCAACTCTTGCAGGCTCTGTTATATGTACTGCATTGCTGATATTCAAAAACAAAATATTATCGATCCTGAGCGGTAAGGCTTTATACTACATAAGCTTGCTTGCAATGCTTATATTCATTCTTCCGATGAATATCGGTGAAATATCGCTCCCAAAAGCTCCAATACATCAGCAAGTTAATGTGACGGAATTTAATACGAAAACAAAGGCAGAAAAAACAGATAACGCACTGATACAAACTGTTCGGCAGGAAGCTCAGCAAGAAACACAGCATAATGTACTGCCGAAACCGTCAAAAATCGTAAGAAGATCTAATCCTATTACTATACAGGAGATCTTAATTGCTGTATGGTTGCTTGGGTTTATTATTCTAATGTGCAGATACCTCATTTCATACTTCAGATTTAAGAAGAAAATCTGCGGATTTGATACACACGAAGTCATCGACGGCGTGGACGTAATAAAAAGTACGATAATATCATCGCCGCTTGTGTTCGGATTTTTTAAGCCAACGCTTGCAATTCCCGAAATCAAGATGAATGAGGACGATTATAACCTTGCAATTAAGCATGAAATGGTACACTATAAGCATCACGATTCCTGGTTCAAGCTTTTTGCGGTGATTGTCAATTCGATTTATTGGTTTAATCCGATTACATATCTTATGGTGAATTTAATCGGCGAAGCGTGTGAATATGCTTGTGATGAACAAGTAACAAAAGAAATGGATATGTCAGACAGGAAGCAGTACAGCACAATGATTCTTTCGATGGTATGCCAGACTTCGCCCGCTTTGTCCAGCAACATGGTTAAAAACAAAAAACAGCTTAAAAGGAGGTTTGAGATGATTATGAAAAAGAAAAAATTTAGCGTATGGGGAACAACATTGTGTATGGTGCTTATTCTGGTGCTTACCTGCTGCAGTGTAGTATTCGCAAATGAGATCGAACCTTTGGTATCTTCTCTTTTAAAAGATGATTATGTTTACATTTCCACTTATGGGGACGGTGGTTATAATGAGTTTGTCCCTGTTCGGAAAAACGGAGAATATTATTTGCCGTTAAGAGAGTTTCTGAATAAAACAGATATTGAAAATGATAAAATCAAATATAATAACGGAGTAATTACGATTGATTTTTGGACGAATGAAACGACGATGATTTCTACGGGACTCATCCCAAACGGCAGCGAAACATCCTATTCACAAACAGAGAACAGAACGAAAATACCGAGCGAATATTCGTGGTCAGCGGTTTGTACGGTTGGCAGTAAAGAGGTTGAAATCGGGAACGAAAAATACACTTTATCCAATGCCCCGTATATTGAGAACGGAATTACTTATGTTCCTTACGAATATCTTAAAAAACTGAAATTATATGAAAACAAGACCAGGAGTGCAAACGAACCGAAAGACAGACGCCAAATAACATCAAAATTTATTTCGTTAATGATGTTCGGTTTTGACAGTGCGAACGCTGAATATTATACCGACTACATTCAAATGGAAGTTTTGTTTGGCGAAAATCCCTTTTCAACCTTTTCGGATATGACATACGGTGCGGAAGCAAAACTATCGAAAACAGGCTATCGCACAGAATTTGAAGCCAATTTCAATTATTTTGAATCAGATGATGCCCAAAAAGATGATTATGTTTACATTTCCACTTATGGGGACGGTGGTTATAATGAGTTTGTCCCTGTTCGGAAAAACGGAGAATATTATTTGCCGTTAAGAGAGTTTCTGAATAAAACAGATATTGAAAATGATAAAATCAAATATAATAACGGAGTAATTACGATTGATTTTTGGACGAATGAAACGACGATGATTTCTACGGGACTCATCCCAAACGGCAGCGAAACATCCTATTCACAAACAGAGAACAGAACGAAAATACCGAGCGAATATTCGTGGTCAGCGGTTTGTACGGTTGGCAGTAAAGAGGTTGAAATCGGGAACGAAAAATACACTTTATCCAATGCCCCGTATATTGAGAACGGAATTACTTATGTTCCTTACGAATATCTTAAAAAACTGAAATTATATGAAAACAAGACCAGGAGTGCAAACGAACCGAAAGACAGACGCCAAATAACATCAAAATTTATTTCGTTAATGATGTTCGGTTTTGACAGTGCGAACGCTGAATATTATACCGACTACATTCAAATGGAAGTTTTGTTTGGCGAAAATCCCTTTTCAACCTTTTCGGATATGACATACGGTGCGGAAGCAAAACTATCGAAAACAGGCTATCGCACAGAATTTGAAGCCAATTTCAATTATTTTGAATCAGATGATGCCCAAAAAGAAGGAAATGTTAAAATAAAGCTGAATAAAGTAACACGTATATATAGTAAAGGCAGTGATATAGAGGGATTATTTACAGTAGAAAAGAACGGTGAAATCATTTATGATAATCAAAAAGGTTATATCATGCAGCTTCCGTGTCCTGCGGGCGATGGAGTATTGGATTTTCAAAATACAAAAGTAAAAATCGGTGAATTAAACATTACTGCGTTTTTTACAGGTCTTAACAATGTCCCCGAGGAATACGATGAACGCTTGATAGAAGCTGCAGAAATAATCAAGCTCCCAAATACGGTCAAAAAATTTATAGTTCCCTCTGCCGTTAAGCTAAATGGTATAAATGTGAGCCGCGGAAGTAAGCTATACAGTCATTTTTGGTATAATCCCGAAAAGAAGTTTATTGATGTTAACATAGGGTTTGATAATTTTATCGAAGACAATGACAATCCTATGGAGCAGTACCGTATAAACAGTGAATTGAATTCAAAAATGACAGTCATTGACGAGAATACCATCTCGGCAGAGCTGTATCTCACAGAGGGGAATAATAACAGAATTGATTCCTTTGATGCAATAATCACATTTTTGCCCGATGAAGGATTTGAATTGAAATCTACAGACGGTAAATATATTATTAAAGGACAGACAGAAGATTTTGTTCCGCAATGGCAGTGGACT